The Pontibacter pudoricolor genome contains a region encoding:
- a CDS encoding acetyl-CoA hydrolase/transferase family protein — protein MAPTTPTYTSAEEALSVIKSGDRVFLHGSAATPQYMIRKLVERADELRNVELVSISTFGEMPCAEEKYADSFYINSLFVSANVRDAVNSGRGDYVPIFLSEIPQLFRLGIMPLDVAIVHVSPPDRHGYCSLGVSVDIAREAVINAKYVIAQVNPQMPRTHGDALIHIRRFHALVEVNEALPEVDYTSRITEVERKIGQNVAELVEDKATLQMGIGAIPDAVLQSLTNHKGLGIHTEMFSNGVLPLIESGVITNEHKKVLRGRIATAFIAGNRALYDYVDDNPLITMHSTDFVNDVTVIKSNNNVTAINSAIEIDLTGQVVSDSIGTYQFSGVGGQMDFIRGAALSKGGKPIIALPSVTHKGVSRITPFLNPGGGVVTTRAHVHYVVTEYGVAYLYGKNLRQRAKALIDIAHPDHRERLMQEALIRFKNM, from the coding sequence ATGGCCCCTACTACACCAACTTATACATCCGCAGAAGAAGCATTATCAGTAATTAAATCAGGCGACAGAGTTTTTTTACATGGCAGCGCAGCAACCCCACAATACATGATCAGAAAGCTGGTTGAGCGTGCCGATGAACTCCGTAATGTGGAACTGGTAAGTATAAGCACTTTCGGCGAGATGCCCTGCGCCGAAGAAAAATATGCAGACTCCTTTTACATCAACTCCCTGTTCGTATCGGCTAACGTACGCGATGCCGTAAACAGCGGACGTGGTGATTATGTACCCATTTTCCTGAGCGAGATCCCGCAGTTATTCAGGCTTGGTATTATGCCGCTTGATGTAGCCATCGTTCACGTATCTCCACCAGACAGGCATGGTTACTGTTCTTTAGGCGTATCGGTAGATATTGCCCGTGAAGCCGTAATTAACGCCAAATATGTAATTGCGCAGGTAAACCCGCAAATGCCACGCACACACGGCGATGCGCTGATCCATATCCGCCGGTTTCATGCCCTGGTAGAAGTGAACGAAGCGCTGCCGGAAGTTGACTATACTTCCCGCATTACAGAAGTAGAGAGAAAGATAGGTCAAAACGTGGCCGAGCTTGTAGAAGACAAAGCAACGCTGCAAATGGGTATTGGCGCTATACCTGATGCTGTATTGCAAAGCCTTACCAACCACAAAGGCCTTGGCATACATACCGAAATGTTCTCCAATGGGGTGCTGCCGCTTATTGAAAGCGGGGTAATTACCAACGAACATAAAAAAGTGCTTCGGGGCCGCATCGCCACAGCTTTTATTGCAGGTAACCGCGCCCTGTACGATTATGTAGATGATAACCCGCTGATAACCATGCACAGCACGGATTTCGTGAATGATGTAACCGTTATCAAATCTAACAATAATGTTACGGCTATCAACAGCGCCATCGAAATTGACCTTACAGGCCAGGTAGTTTCTGACTCTATAGGTACTTACCAGTTCTCAGGCGTCGGAGGACAGATGGACTTTATTCGCGGGGCTGCTTTATCGAAAGGCGGAAAACCAATTATAGCGCTGCCATCAGTTACACACAAAGGCGTATCACGCATCACGCCTTTCCTTAATCCTGGAGGTGGTGTAGTAACTACAAGAGCCCACGTGCACTATGTGGTTACCGAATATGGTGTGGCTTACCTATATGGTAAAAACCTGCGTCAGCGGGCAAAAGCACTTATAGATATTGCGCATCCGGATCACAGAGAAAGGTTAATGCAGGAAGCTCTGATTCGTTTTAAAAACATGTAA
- a CDS encoding DUF1206 domain-containing protein, producing the protein MARFGLTAKGVVYCLVGILAFMAAFEIGGKSEQGSDKSGVFQFILEQSYGRILLAIIALGLLCYTIWRFIQAFKDTENKGDNAKGIGVRIRYAFSGVVYGALAYYAAQLVLGNGGGSNGDSRQSLARELLQQPFGQWLVGIVAVGTAIAGFHQIYLAISDKYKKKVQGTGLKHEAEAMMIRAGKIGYIARGIVWLIIAYLFLKAAMNSNPKEAGGSGSAFQFLENSSYGSYLLGAVAIGLIFYGVFMFMRARYQVINVS; encoded by the coding sequence ATGGCCAGGTTCGGGCTTACAGCAAAAGGTGTCGTTTATTGCCTGGTAGGTATTCTTGCTTTTATGGCGGCGTTTGAGATCGGTGGCAAATCCGAGCAGGGCTCCGACAAATCCGGCGTTTTCCAGTTTATATTGGAACAGTCTTATGGCCGCATTTTACTGGCCATTATAGCCCTGGGCCTTCTATGCTATACTATTTGGCGCTTTATTCAGGCATTTAAAGACACCGAAAACAAAGGCGATAATGCCAAAGGTATTGGTGTCCGGATACGTTATGCTTTCAGTGGGGTAGTGTATGGTGCGTTAGCTTACTATGCAGCGCAGCTTGTACTTGGCAACGGTGGTGGCAGTAATGGAGACTCCCGGCAGTCACTTGCCCGTGAGCTTTTGCAACAACCGTTTGGCCAGTGGCTGGTTGGTATAGTGGCTGTAGGCACAGCTATTGCTGGTTTTCACCAGATCTACCTGGCTATATCAGACAAATACAAAAAGAAAGTACAGGGTACCGGATTAAAACATGAGGCAGAAGCTATGATGATCAGAGCCGGGAAGATCGGGTATATTGCCCGTGGCATCGTGTGGCTTATAATTGCATACTTGTTCCTGAAAGCCGCTATGAATTCAAATCCGAAAGAGGCTGGAGGCAGTGGCAGTGCGTTTCAGTTTCTGGAGAACTCCTCGTACGGTTCTTACCTGCTGGGCGCGGTTGCCATTGGCCTGATCTTTTACGGAGTATTCATGTTTATGCGAGCCAGGTACCAGGTTATTAATGTAAGCTGA
- a CDS encoding sigma-54-dependent transcriptional regulator — protein sequence MKNTPFKIFILDDDVWYSELLEYHLSLNPDYEIKKFHSAKDFFACLHENPDVVTVDYSLPDKNGGEVLAKVKERNPDVQVIIISGQEDVATAVALLKQGAYDYIVKDEETAEKLWNTINKVRENLTLREEISHLREEIGQKYDFSKVIIGNSEAIKKVFSLMYKATKTNITVSINGETGTGKELVAKAIHYNGIRKKYPYVAVNVAAIPKELIESELFGHEKGAFTGASARRIGRFEEANKGTIFLDEIGELDISLQAKLLRVLQEKEITRVGGNAVVPVDVRIIVATHKNLAEEVSNGTFREDLYYRLLGLPIHLPPLRDRGTDILVLARHFMDEFANENNLPRKSLTAKAQEKILSYAYPGNVRELKAIVELAMVLSDEDEIQEQDINLAVSNSNKDFLAKEQSLKAYTTRIIQYFLDKYDYNVLLVADKLDIGKSTIYRMIQSNELKVK from the coding sequence ATGAAGAACACCCCTTTTAAAATCTTCATTCTGGATGATGACGTGTGGTACAGCGAGTTGCTGGAATATCATCTTTCTCTGAACCCCGACTATGAAATAAAGAAGTTTCACTCTGCAAAAGACTTTTTTGCCTGTTTACATGAGAACCCTGATGTTGTTACCGTAGATTATTCGCTACCCGACAAGAATGGCGGCGAGGTTCTGGCCAAGGTTAAAGAACGAAACCCGGATGTGCAGGTAATCATAATCTCAGGTCAGGAGGATGTGGCCACCGCGGTCGCTTTACTGAAGCAAGGTGCATACGACTATATTGTAAAAGACGAAGAGACAGCTGAAAAGCTTTGGAACACGATCAATAAGGTTCGTGAAAATCTCACGCTTCGTGAAGAAATAAGTCACCTGCGTGAAGAGATCGGCCAGAAATATGATTTCAGTAAAGTGATCATCGGCAACAGCGAAGCCATCAAAAAAGTGTTTTCGTTGATGTACAAGGCCACTAAAACCAACATTACAGTATCTATAAACGGCGAAACAGGCACCGGTAAGGAATTGGTTGCTAAAGCGATCCACTATAACGGTATTCGGAAAAAATACCCGTATGTGGCAGTAAACGTTGCTGCAATCCCGAAAGAGCTCATAGAAAGTGAATTGTTCGGGCACGAAAAAGGGGCATTTACAGGAGCATCGGCACGCCGGATCGGAAGGTTTGAGGAAGCAAACAAAGGCACCATTTTCCTGGATGAGATAGGTGAACTAGACATTAGTCTGCAGGCTAAATTGCTGCGCGTACTCCAGGAAAAAGAAATTACCCGGGTTGGTGGCAATGCTGTCGTGCCAGTAGATGTCAGGATTATAGTAGCGACTCATAAAAACCTGGCAGAAGAAGTAAGTAATGGGACCTTCCGCGAGGACCTGTATTACCGCCTGCTTGGTTTGCCTATACATTTACCACCGCTACGAGATCGTGGTACAGACATTCTGGTTTTGGCACGCCATTTTATGGATGAGTTTGCCAATGAGAACAATTTACCGCGAAAGAGCCTGACTGCAAAAGCACAGGAGAAAATACTGTCCTACGCTTACCCGGGTAACGTGCGCGAGCTAAAAGCTATAGTTGAACTTGCTATGGTGCTCTCCGATGAAGATGAAATTCAGGAACAGGACATCAACCTGGCAGTCAGTAACTCCAACAAGGATTTCCTGGCAAAAGAACAATCCCTTAAAGCTTATACGACCCGCATTATTCAATACTTTCTGGACAAATATGACTACAACGTGCTACTGGTAGCGGACAAACTTGACATCGGAAAGTCTACGATCTACCGCATGATACAGAGTAACGAGCTGAAAGTAAAGTAA
- a CDS encoding PAS domain S-box protein translates to MESVNDVATLLGLLEKERKARRAAEELAEENLAALNKLKLELASVEDTNSFTTAQQKHELEEEYPDPILRVNDQGKIYYANAAGFHFLQTIEERRIPALARLFVSKVNIANKAGKPITLQSHLLDKHLQLFIVPLKSKGYANIYLKNITERREAELALEESQYFVRNITHTIPNIIYIYDLEQDRFVYLNDHIESVLGYNQQDIAAMHGHVFMSLLLPEELPKMYAHTYGMLQAQDGEVREAEYMVLSKNGEKKNLLCRESIFKRKEDGQVKKVIGSAQDVTQLREQTKALLEQKEFYEGILNHIPSDIAVYNNQLQYLFVNPVAVSDPALRKWIVGKTNEEYCAYRNVPPERIKTRSYHLEVARSSKEYVAFEEQITTPKGDTSYHIRKLNPVVDQSGDLKMIIGHGLNITDLRTAQEKITKSEEKNRAILAAIPDLMFIIDKDGIYLDMKNVEQAHLLVPKENVIGSHIQTLLPESVHKQILGLIKKVIKTGHPERTDYELELENGLHYYEGRIIKYNSEQVLAIIRDTTEERKAALTAKEQNDFIRLVMDSSPSLIYVKDGESKFKMANKGVAELFDLPLSDLLEKDNKELFPILADREHFEKDDQKVIAENREIIVEECFTKRDGSNVWFKTIKRPLVSSDGQLHILGISTDITAQRKATKQLEESEELYRLLSENSKDMISLHELNGRYIFISKAVEEMLGYTASEVIGHLPQLLIHPDDYQLLHISFRNVQAKKVNTNVEHRLIRKDGSTLWVETNLKPLLDAEGNIVKIQSSARDISLRRVNAEALKRSERKYRDLINYSQAFICAHDMQGTILSANPYLLNMLGYTEEEIIGKQLTSFFPQEHRKNFANYIDKFQDSNFAEGVLCILNKHNQERFLYYQNYKAEEPDMPAYIIGLAQDITDRLQTEHDLKRAKEAAEESAKVKENFLANMSHEIRTPMNGILGMAGLMQKTNLDEAQNNYLKIIKQSAENLLVVINDILDVAKIEAGKLDLEQIPFNLGDSIRNSFQALIYKAEEKEIAYSFEAQQEQYPLVVGDPYRLNQVLLNLLNNAIKFTDVGSVTLKCQLVSETPEELTIEFEVADTGIGIPAEKLEIIFDGFTQAYSSITRKYGGSGLGLSICKNLVEMQGGSIWVDSKDGKGSVFKFKLTYAKATETQQTENNNLEVDFDSLEPLHILIAEDNEINVFLAQSILEGWNFTVDVAQNGSKAVEMALQNRYDVILMDIQMPELSGIDATLEIRANADQTISNVPIIALTANAFKGDAEKYLAVGMNDYISKPFQEEALYLKIFALVPDKVKKRPIKAIAKITVPAIVEQPLYDLQTLHKMARGNQAFVNRTIQLFIQTVPETVAELMNCEQQQNWEGVSAAAHKLKSTVDTLRIEQLRPVVRQIELDAKKHINLKQVSAHIAFVGEHINLIIKEITKEII, encoded by the coding sequence ATGGAAAGTGTAAACGACGTAGCTACGCTGCTCGGGTTATTAGAGAAAGAACGAAAGGCACGGCGAGCAGCCGAAGAGTTGGCTGAAGAAAATTTAGCAGCGCTTAATAAATTAAAACTGGAACTTGCATCAGTCGAAGATACCAATTCGTTTACCACAGCACAGCAAAAACACGAACTTGAGGAAGAATATCCCGACCCGATCCTTCGTGTAAATGATCAGGGTAAAATCTATTATGCTAATGCTGCCGGTTTCCACTTTCTGCAAACTATAGAGGAGCGGCGAATACCAGCCCTGGCACGTTTATTTGTCAGTAAAGTGAATATCGCCAACAAAGCAGGCAAACCCATAACCCTGCAATCGCATCTGCTGGACAAGCACCTTCAGTTGTTTATAGTTCCTCTTAAAAGTAAGGGGTATGCAAACATTTACCTGAAAAACATTACAGAGCGGCGCGAAGCGGAACTGGCACTCGAAGAAAGTCAGTATTTTGTCCGCAACATCACCCATACCATTCCCAATATAATTTACATCTACGATCTTGAGCAGGATCGCTTTGTTTACCTGAACGATCACATTGAATCTGTACTGGGCTATAACCAGCAGGACATAGCAGCTATGCACGGGCATGTGTTTATGTCGTTGTTGCTGCCGGAAGAGCTGCCAAAAATGTATGCGCATACCTATGGCATGCTGCAGGCACAGGATGGCGAAGTGCGGGAAGCGGAGTACATGGTATTATCTAAAAATGGTGAAAAGAAAAACCTGTTATGCCGTGAAAGTATTTTTAAGCGCAAAGAAGACGGCCAGGTAAAAAAAGTGATAGGCTCGGCCCAGGATGTAACGCAACTACGGGAGCAAACCAAAGCGCTGCTAGAGCAAAAAGAATTCTACGAAGGTATCCTGAATCATATACCGTCAGATATAGCGGTTTATAATAACCAACTCCAGTACCTTTTTGTAAACCCTGTTGCAGTCTCTGATCCGGCATTACGCAAATGGATAGTAGGCAAAACCAATGAAGAATACTGCGCCTACAGAAATGTCCCGCCTGAGCGTATTAAAACAAGAAGTTACCATTTAGAAGTTGCCCGATCCAGTAAAGAATATGTTGCTTTTGAAGAGCAGATAACTACACCCAAAGGTGACACATCTTACCATATCCGCAAGCTAAACCCAGTAGTAGACCAGAGCGGAGATCTGAAAATGATCATCGGACATGGCCTGAATATTACAGACCTCCGGACTGCTCAGGAAAAAATAACAAAGAGCGAAGAGAAGAACAGGGCTATTCTGGCGGCAATACCTGACCTTATGTTTATAATAGACAAGGATGGTATATACCTGGACATGAAGAATGTGGAGCAGGCACATCTGCTCGTTCCTAAGGAAAACGTGATTGGCTCTCACATACAAACACTCCTACCCGAATCGGTTCACAAACAGATACTTGGCCTTATTAAAAAGGTAATTAAAACCGGCCACCCGGAACGTACAGACTATGAACTGGAACTGGAAAATGGCCTACACTATTATGAAGGCAGAATAATTAAGTATAACTCCGAGCAGGTACTGGCGATTATTCGTGATACCACCGAAGAGCGGAAGGCAGCCCTGACCGCCAAAGAACAGAATGACTTTATAAGGCTTGTAATGGACTCCAGCCCAAGCCTCATCTACGTTAAGGATGGTGAAAGCAAATTTAAGATGGCTAACAAAGGTGTTGCCGAACTCTTTGATTTACCTTTAAGCGATTTACTGGAAAAAGATAACAAGGAACTTTTTCCTATACTAGCTGATAGAGAACACTTTGAAAAAGATGACCAAAAAGTAATAGCTGAAAATCGCGAAATAATAGTTGAAGAGTGCTTTACCAAACGGGATGGGAGCAATGTATGGTTTAAAACCATAAAACGTCCGCTTGTTTCCAGCGATGGGCAGCTACATATACTTGGTATTTCTACGGACATAACCGCACAACGCAAGGCTACAAAACAGCTCGAAGAAAGCGAAGAACTTTATCGCCTGCTTTCTGAGAACTCGAAAGATATGATAAGCCTGCATGAGCTGAATGGCCGTTACATCTTTATTTCAAAAGCTGTGGAAGAGATGCTGGGCTATACTGCTTCAGAGGTTATCGGACACTTACCTCAGTTATTGATTCATCCTGATGATTACCAGCTGCTGCATATCAGCTTCAGGAACGTGCAGGCAAAAAAAGTAAATACCAACGTAGAGCACAGACTGATTCGTAAAGACGGGAGTACGCTATGGGTAGAGACCAATTTAAAACCATTACTTGATGCCGAAGGCAATATTGTAAAGATCCAGTCATCGGCACGGGATATTAGTCTTCGCCGCGTAAATGCTGAAGCCCTAAAACGCAGTGAAAGAAAGTACCGTGACCTTATAAACTATAGCCAGGCGTTTATTTGCGCACATGATATGCAGGGCACTATCCTGTCTGCTAATCCGTACCTGCTGAATATGCTGGGCTATACCGAAGAGGAGATTATTGGCAAACAGCTCACCTCCTTCTTTCCTCAGGAACACCGAAAGAATTTTGCAAACTATATAGATAAATTCCAGGACTCGAACTTTGCAGAAGGGGTTCTTTGTATCTTAAATAAACATAACCAGGAGCGCTTTCTGTATTACCAGAATTATAAAGCAGAGGAGCCCGATATGCCCGCTTATATAATTGGCCTCGCACAGGATATTACAGACCGCCTGCAAACTGAACATGATCTGAAGAGGGCCAAAGAAGCTGCTGAAGAATCTGCAAAAGTCAAAGAAAACTTTCTGGCCAACATGAGCCACGAAATCCGGACGCCGATGAACGGTATTCTGGGAATGGCCGGGCTGATGCAGAAAACTAACCTGGACGAAGCTCAAAACAACTATCTGAAGATTATAAAACAATCTGCGGAGAATCTGCTGGTTGTAATAAACGATATATTGGATGTTGCTAAAATTGAAGCTGGTAAGCTGGACCTGGAGCAAATCCCTTTCAATCTGGGCGATTCTATCCGGAACTCATTCCAGGCACTGATATATAAAGCTGAAGAAAAAGAGATCGCCTATAGTTTCGAAGCCCAGCAGGAGCAATACCCACTTGTTGTCGGGGACCCATACCGGTTAAACCAGGTTTTGCTTAACCTGCTGAACAACGCCATTAAATTCACTGACGTTGGCAGCGTAACCCTTAAGTGTCAACTCGTCAGCGAAACTCCAGAAGAGCTGACGATTGAGTTTGAAGTAGCGGATACAGGTATTGGTATACCAGCTGAAAAACTTGAGATCATTTTTGATGGGTTTACACAAGCCTACTCCAGCATAACCCGGAAATATGGTGGCTCAGGACTTGGGTTAAGTATCTGCAAAAACCTGGTTGAAATGCAGGGAGGCAGTATATGGGTAGATAGTAAGGACGGCAAAGGAAGCGTCTTTAAATTTAAGCTTACCTACGCTAAAGCAACCGAAACGCAGCAGACCGAAAACAATAACTTAGAAGTTGACTTTGATAGCCTGGAACCGCTGCACATTTTAATAGCAGAAGATAACGAGATCAATGTTTTCCTGGCACAGTCTATTCTGGAGGGTTGGAACTTTACAGTAGATGTTGCTCAAAATGGTAGTAAGGCAGTTGAGATGGCTTTGCAAAACAGGTATGATGTTATTTTAATGGACATCCAAATGCCTGAATTAAGCGGTATTGATGCAACGTTGGAAATACGGGCTAATGCAGATCAAACAATCTCCAATGTGCCAATTATAGCCCTTACAGCCAATGCTTTCAAGGGGGATGCAGAGAAATACCTGGCTGTCGGTATGAATGATTATATATCTAAACCTTTTCAGGAAGAGGCATTGT